The genomic segment cactgggaacaggtctgacttactgccggcaatgcgaaccaagctcctgctccggtcgtacagggaccgtacagcccttaacagagggcctccgaccctgtactcccggagcacctcccacagaatgccacgagggacacggtcgaatgccttctccaagtccacaaaacacatgtggactggttgggcaaactcccatgaaccctcgagcaccctgcggagggtataaagctggtccagtgttccacggccaggacgaaaaccgcattgttcctcctgaatccgaggttcgactatcggccgaattctcctctccagtacccttgaatagactttcccagggaggctgaggagtgtgatcccccgatagttggaacacaccctccggtccccctttttaaatagggggaccaccaccccggtttgccagtccagaggcactgtccccgactgccacgcgatgctgcagagacgtgtcagccaagacagccccacaacatccagagacttgaggtactcagggcggatctcatccacccccggtgctttgccactgaggagcttccggactacctcagtgacttcggcttgggtgatggatgggtcaacctctgagtccccagcctctgcttcctctatggaaggcgtgtcagtgggattgaggagatcctcgaagtattccttccaccgcccgacgatgtccccagtcgaggtcaacagctccccacccccactgtaaacagtgttggtggaggactgcttccccctcctgaggcgccggatggtttgccagaatttcttcgaggccgaccggtagtcctcctccatggcctccccgaactcttcccagacccaagtttttgcttccgagactgcccgtgctgccgcacgcttggcctgccggtacctgtcagctgcctcaggagtcccccgggccagtcGGGCTCGGTAGGACtacttcttcagcttgacagcaacccttacttccggggtccaccaccgggttcggggattgcctccgcgacaggcaccggagaccttacggccacagctccggacagccgcgtcaacaatggaagtggagaacatggtccattcggattcaatgtccccagcctccctctggatctggtcaaagctctcccggaggtgggagttaaagatctccctggcagagggttctgccagacgttcccagcagaccctcacgatacgtttgggtctgccaggtctgtccggcttcctcccccgccagcggatccaactcaccaccaggtggtgatcagttgacagctcagcccctctcttcacccgagtgtccaagacatacggccggaggtcagatgacatgaccacaaagtcgatcattgatctccagcctagggtgtcctggtgccacgtgcacatatggacacccttatgcttgaacatggtgttcgttatggacaaaccgtgactagcacagaagtccagtaacaaaacaccactcgggttcagatcggggaggccgttcctcccaatcacacccctccaggtaacactgtcgtcGCCCACGTGGgtgttgaagtcccccaggagaacgacggatcatgctaaaatgtgaaaactaatttgtgttaaattgcaaGAGAGTCATAGCCCATACCAAataactccacacacacacacacacacacacacaaacacacacacaaacacacaccgttactcccgaacacacacacaaacacacaccgttACTCCCGGTGTTAGGTTACCACCACACCATATAGGCcttaataatgcaaaattatttttattaatcgGTAGAACACTTGATTCTAAAAATATTCGGTAGCTGCAGCCCATAACACTATGCAACATGCATTAACATTTCCATTCAATGTAAAAGTCTTTATCTAGAATATCAAAGAATGAAGATTTGCTCACTAATAATGTAGTCAGGAAATTATGACAAGTTAAACCTGACTTACCCAGGAAAGAGAAATGCAAAGGTAGTTTACTGAGAGGAGTAATGGCACCAGGGTACATTGTGGCTGTTGCTTGTCTCTTTGCCCTTACAGGCAGTGGCGTCCTGTAGGACCGGGATCCGTCATCGTAGGTCAGACTGATGTTCGTTTTCGGGAAGTCCTCCACAACCATCTCAAATGCAAAAGCTTTGCTGTCGGCAGGGGCGGAGCGGTAGTTTAATGTGCAAGAGCCCTGTGGATGTGAACAATTACTAGTTAAGTTAGGCATCAATCAATTCATCAATTTGTTTCCTCATACCTTGTTTATGGATTTGTTGACTAACCTGATCTAAGTCGAAGCCGGAAGGTGAGGTGCACGAGCTGCACTCCACAGATCTGATACTTCCATATCTGCATCGAACGTTGTCACCATCAGGATCAAACGACGGCAGTTTGTATGTCTGTGGACAGTTTTGGGGCACTCTTGAATAGAAACATTAACAGTTAGAAACGGTTTCTGCAAAGTTCGTCGGCCATGTTTGACAGTTAGGTACAGTGACACCgcaagaataaaacacacacagaactgcaGTAAAACCAGGAATTTGTTAAAGTGGAACTTGGATGAATACACAACTGGAAAAAGGTAAACTTGTCTTAATCTTGCGTGCACATTTTGCCAAATGACACAAAACATGTCATCTGAAGGATTTTTGAGCCGCTATGAGCCACAGATTGTTGTTCTACATTTTGTATGTGAGCATCCACAGACAAAAAGTGTGTAGTCCGATCAGGCGTTTCACCAAACACTCAAATCAACAATCAAATGTTCAATCAATTAAAGACAGTCATTTTTATGTGATTGTAACATATTGTAAATTGTTCTGCTGGAAGATCTTTTGGTCTGTAGGAAACATTCCCTGTAAAAATGTATCTCCCACAGGTTCTTTAACAAAATTAGACTAGACTAGAGACTAGTGATTAGAGTTTAGCTAATCTGTTTCATGCTCACTGCAGGGAACTTACCGGAGGGAAGGTAGAATGGCAATGTCTGGTGATCTGTTTGGTTTTCCAGTATCAGATCTTATTCCCAAATCCACAGAAGTCAGTGGAGACCAACTGCTTACATGGTTTCGGTTTGAGACCCAACAGCAGCTGGATGCCCTGGTTTATGTTGAAATAATACTCTTGATTAATTGTGTGCAACTGGGTGACTAAAAGCAGGTTTGATGACTAAGAGGAAGCTTCACAAACTTCACTTAATAAATaaagaacagcaacaacaatattaatctgatttaatgaaacaaaaaactCACCTCAAATCAAAAGGTTTGTCACTTGTGACTCTTCTTGTTGCGACCGTCTCAGTTTCGCACCATCGCCTGTTATATCCTACAGCACTGGGGTTGCTGTCGAGTGTGCCTCTCCGATAACTGGTTCTACTGCCACAGTTGCCGCTGTAACAATTCCAGTTGAGTACGAAATGACATCCAGTGAAGGTTTCCCGGCTGCGAACGTCAATCTGTGGAAAAAGATGAGATTAAGCAACTGTGCAGTTGGAGATGGTTCCTCTGCTGAAGCTACagaactgtttaaaaaaattaatttcttCATATTTCGTAAATGTAATGTGATCTGTGTTAACAAGGGGGTTCACCAGAGGTGACAAGTTCACTGCCTGAGGTAGAAGGAGTCAATTTCAGAAAACCTAgaacatttattcatcattgttAAAAGTGTCAGCGTCATCATCAGTGTCAAAATGGTGACCAGTGAGCTGCTTCTTCATCTTAGGGAAGATGTGGAAGTCTGTGGGGGTCAAATCAGATGAGCAGGGCCATCAGCACTGTGGACTGTGGGGCTGACTTCAAATTTTCAATTACCTGAAGGCTGTGAACTTGTTTTGATCATTTCAGAGCAGATGTTTTTCAAATTAGAAAATCAATAATATTGCAATATGTTGATGAAGTCATTGTTTGAATGTGGACATAAttaagcaaaaaacaaaaacaaaaaacaaaatactgatATTCATCGTCTTGAAACTTATCCAGTTGTGATTTGttacattaagacaattatattttacattacatgattTGATGTGTGGTGTTTACATCTGCCGTCTATCTGCTTTCATTCGcaaacatttcaggagcagaaatccaataaaaataaatctactttttaaaaaatgttttctttctatttGTCTGAAAGATGGAAATTCTcacctggggaaaaaaatgaaaaaacaagacTTACAATAACGATTCTGGTAAAGAATAAAAGGTGCAACAtaagagagaaagatgaaaacAGCCTATGTTGCAGATAGAGGATCATAAATCAGTAAATGTGCATAAATagtaaaagtgtgaaaaaaaacaacagctttgagtactgaacatgaacatgctGAAGGGAATAATGGCTGATGTTATCTCATGTTCAGATCATCCTTAAGGAACATccttattattttctttaaaaaaaaagaatttgagGTGAGAGGACGTTCCTTTTAACAAAGTGTTTTACAAGcattttttaatcaaagaatgttttacaaaataatataatttacTGTCCTACGTTGACGTAACTATTGTGTCTTGAATGTGGGAAATCAACAAAGCTATTTGGAGTGAAAAACTGAACACAAGAGTATAATTGATAATAATTAAGCCCTCAGAGGACAATCCATATAATTTTTTAGTTGTCTTGTCATCAGCTCTTACTCTCAGATGTCAAGAATTGTTTACGCACAGTTGCTTTACATGTTGCGCCAAAACCGAGAGACATTGGCTGTCAAAACTTCCTTGAAAAGTGAAAGAATATTTTGGGTTGCTTTGGTATGCAAACAAGATCTGTATCAGTGggatttttattgtttcagaGTGGAAGATATTCATCCTAATTCTGATTTTCCTTCTGAGAGAAAGTCTGAATTCTGACTTTAGGCTCAGAAATCTGCAGATAAAAgtaactctttttttctgtagccAAAATCCTTTTCTATGGTGTGAAAAAGCCTcaaggacatttaaaaaaataaatttgagTTCTTGAGTTCTTCTTACTCTAATTTTATTTGTCCCAAGAGTTCTgcagaaattttttttttctcccatttaTCACAGGTGGTCTTAATTCTCTTCTGCAGAATAACAAcagcaataacaataataataaagtgataaattaaaTTCCCACCTTGTCTGTATTTCATGATATGTCTCATTGAAAGTTGAATCACTCACCCTGTGGGAGCCATCAGGGTTTTTCCCTTTGTAGGTGAAGGTCGAGGCTGAACCATAGTGATGTGATGCCGAGGCCAGCGAGACCAGGAGCGGCAGAAGCAGGATCACCAGTGTGGAGGCCATGATGCTGCAgactctcctctgtctccagaTTTGTCACATGCAGGGTTTTTATATACCTGCTGGAGAAACTGACAAGCAGTCATGCAAGTTGAAAGGTACAGTATGTGCACTATGTTAGCCCAGCTGCAAAACCTGTTTCATTCATCATGTCTCAGttagatagatatactttattgatcctaaGCTGGGAAATTCCGTCCCATAAATGAGAAATCTGAGGCATTtagctttctgtttcttttctgctgtttctctgCTCTGACCTGTTTGAGGGTTAGGATGTGAATACAGTGAtgcaggaatgagtcctaaaacccagaaacCAGTTAGCGATTTTGCACGTCTGGTTCCGTTGTCTCAAAGTCTGAGttctttaaaggagtcatcacctggttttttacatatccagtccctcttggatcgctttggatcaattcttaaaacttattagaaaaaaaaaaaatcaaaaaaatcaaacatagagcttgttctgacactttttcataagTGACTGTCaggtaaaatctttttttttccgtcctacttttcacactcgtgttttacatgtaagacctgagttttaatgctggcggtgacgatgtatggcgtgaaaatgacagagaaataagcagattctgcgtgctcactctggctgaggacggctgtgagccgatgcttaatatgcaagtagcctcctgtggtaacgtcaccacaggagcagagtcaaaatctcctgctttaggaacgcgcactactgtgcacTATTCCtattcggaaaaagagccaaagcaaaaaaaataagccactttcaaactccagcttttcaggcaagtttcaacagaggtccaacaccaatatgcatgatttaacgagagaaattgcgatttccgagtgatgactcctttaaaaaaaaaaaaatcagtttatcAGTGTGGTTTCAACACCCTGaagatatttacatttttctttcacataaaacacatcattaaatgtcttaaatgtTTGATTATAAAGCTCTAGTTCCCACAACAACAAGTGTGTCCAGGATCATATTTTACCATCATCTCTTGCACAAAcccaaatgaataaaaaaagtgttattaTTCTCATATTGGACACTTTTTACTTACATAAGGTTTTCAGGTCTTCACATTCATGCATCCAGCAGGTTTTATtcactactgagatctgtgcatTTCAACTGACAACATATTAATACTTCAAATGTAGCATTAATAACAATCCTACAAACTAACTGAAGTCAGAGACTTAAGCATGACAAACTTTAGCATGTTCATAGCGATACCTTACATTTTTCCGCATCATTCATTTGCGTCAGGAAAACGAGCCAATGAAAGCTACTGAAATTTGGTCCAAGACAAGACAAACAGTTCAAGTTCAGAACCAACCGACATCTTGACGGACCTGCGATTGTGTTTTGAATTCATAATGCACAGGGATGCAGTCTGGTGGTTGCtgttttaaatggaaaatgtcAGGTACTAAGCCTGTGCTTAACATACAAAagacagatgaaacacacaagAAATGAAGTGAACATGAATGTTTCTGAACAGAAGTTCTTCGGGGCCTTCCTGAGCAGTTCTTCCTGCTGTCAGGGTCCCTGCCATCACGGAAAAGTGTTGCTAATGGAGTGGGGAAGGGGTTGGACTGTGTCAGTGTTTGGGTATGTGATGCGTGTCAAGTGGAATCAACATGACTGTCAGGAAGCCAAagtttcacagcagaacattgcattgaaAGAAGACGGTAGAAGTGAGAGATAAGGAAGTGCAGAACGAGATGCCAAACTAGTTTTGAggtcgttctttttttttctgacctagttaatttttcagctgttttgctCAGGTGTCTCAGGGATGATTGATGAGATTGAGTTCATTCCATAAAGGTGCAGGGTTAAAAACCCTGCAAAGTTCAAGCTAATAACATCTGTGGTATTTCTGTTTCAGCTTATTCAAATTTGCAAGTCACATATGAGCCCACACGACCGGAGTGGCAATTGCTGCCATCCAGGAATGTGGATTTGAACTTGTCCCACGAGGCGGgttgttttgtataatttgGCCACCTTTTTCCAGTGATGGCAGGGCCActgagctgaaaacaaacacatactcATGAGTGTCAAATGTAGTAACTTTCTCAGAAGTTATATCTGATGCCaagaaaatacaagaaaaacaaacacattcatcagACCAGTTTGTCCTATTAGTAACTTTTAATTTTTCTAATTGCATTTGTCGGAGGTTATATTTTcgtgcatgtttgtttgttggtttgtcagcaggattacacaaaacttACTGAAGGTATTTTCcctaaacttggatggaggatgggtcatGGTCCAGAATAGACCCAATTAATTTTTCAGGTGCAGATCTGGGtgaagggacggatccaggaacTATTCTTCTCagtttctttaacattttgtgcattttttaacACTTTTCTTAATTTCTGTGGAAGTAATGAATAATCATGTGGATCCAAATTAAAATTCTAGAAGATTTGAATATAATTGatctgatattggattaggcttgattgaattgaaGGGGACAGTTGGCAGTATAAACTCTGCTGAGTTCAATTCTAGTCCAGTCTAATATAGGCAGCAATGCTTATTTCAGTTCTTTTCTTATTGTGTGGCAGATTTCAGTGtcttttaaaggggctctatag from the Sparus aurata chromosome 4, fSpaAur1.1, whole genome shotgun sequence genome contains:
- the LOC115579674 gene encoding uncharacterized protein LOC115579674: MASTLVILLLPLLVSLASASHHYGSASTFTYKGKNPDGSHRIDVRSRETFTGCHFVLNWNCYSGNCGSRTSYRRGTLDSNPSAVGYNRRWCETETVATRRVTSDKPFDLRASSCCWVSNRNHVSSWSPLTSVDLGIRSDTGKPNRSPDIAILPSLRVPQNCPQTYKLPSFDPDGDNVRCRYGSIRSVECSSCTSPSGFDLDQGSCTLNYRSAPADSKAFAFEMVVEDFPKTNISLTYDDGSRSYRTPLPVRAKRQATATI